The window GCATCCATGGCGCTGTTACCTCAATCCATTGAGTCAAAGCTGCTGCCGGGGACGATAGCGCTGCGGCGAGTGGGTGGCTAATGGAGAGACGTTACATTTGGTGTGCAACACAAAGCTAATGTGGGAGCGAGCCTGCTCGCGAAGGCGGCAGCACATCCAGCATTGATGTGACTGACAGATCGCTTTCGCGAGCAGGCTCGCTTGTATGGTAGGACTTGAAGGGAGGAGGAGGGACAAGGCTCGATTCTGACTGTTGACGCAGTACAGACCGTGGGAGATTTCGCCCCTCCTCCTTTCACCCAAGCGCCGATAAAGAATGCATCTGGCTAGACCGACGATAGGAACAAGCCTGCGCCTCTGGGTGAGCCCTTCAAGTGCTTAAAACCATATCCCGGAGGAAATCCAATGGCAATGCCGGTTTCTGTCACAAAGCCGATCGTAGGTGTGGATGTCGCCAAGAATGAACTGGTGATTTATCAGTCTGATGGGGATTTGCTTGAAGAGATTCCCAACACCAAAACATCCATCAAACAGTGGCTGAAGGCGTTGTCGGGGACGGTGGCTATTGCCATTGAGGCGACCAACATTTACCACCTGGACTTCGCTGATCTGGCCTATGAGGCCGGTTGCACGATTTACATGGTGGGAGGCTATGAGCTCAAACATTATCGCGAAGGCGTGAAGATCCGCGCCAAAACCGACGCACTGGATGCCAAGCTACTGGCTCGTTACCTGAAGAACGAAGCCGAGGAGTTGCGTCCTTGGACCCCGCCCTCACCGCTGTACCGCCAGCTCCTGAGCCTTTTCCGCCGCCGCGCAGCCTTGGTCCAGGCCAGGGTCGGCCTGGTGCAGAGCTGGTCGAATGAGCCGCTGCTTAAGGCGGCTTTTGCCGAGCAAGTGAAGTCCATGCAGCAGCTTGAGACGCTGATCGAAAAGACGATCAACGATCAGCTCAAAGAAGCCGGTTTGCTCGGTCAATTGAAGCGCTGCCTGAAAGTTGAGGGTATTGGATTTTTGACTGGGGCCCGCTTGATAACTGCATTTCAGCGAGGAGATTTTAGAAACGCGGATGCCTTTATCGCCTTCCTGGGCATGGATTTACGGGTGGCGAAATCAGGACAGAAGGACGCTCGCCGCAGTTTGACCAAGCGCGGCGACCCCGAGGCCCGCCGACTTCTGCACAATGCAGCGATGTCGGCTAGCCATACGAAAGCCTGGAAAGGGTATTACGAAGAACAAAGAACGCGGGGTTTCAGCACCACTCAGGCGCTGGTGATGCTGGCTCGCAAGCTTGCTCGGGTGGTATTCGCCTTGCTGAAAGGGCAAAGCGAATATCAGCCAAAAGCCAGTTGAGGGCTTTCCCTCAACCATAGAATCTCCCACAGGGGGATTTTTGTGCTTGTTAGATAGGTTGCAACGGCATGGTCAGTTCGACTCGCAACCCGTCCGGCCGGCTGTCGAAATGCAACGTACAGCCGCAACGCTGGACAATCGCCTGGACAATCGCCAGCCCCAGGCCGCAGCCGGTGCTCTGGCCGTTGCGCCAGAAGCGTTGGGTCAAATGTTGCAGATCGTCTTCGGCAATCCCCGGCCCATGATCGCGAACCAGGAACTGCACGCGATTGCCGGTGGTTTCCAGGCTCAGTTCCACCGCGCCGTCGCCCGGGGTATGCCGCAGCGCGTTGTCCAGCAGGTTACGTAGCGCGGCAATCGACAGCACCGCGGGCATTTGCACCGGGGCGTGGGAGATTTTCGGCGGCAGCTGAAATTTGATCCGCTGACGATCACCGCTGGCGGCGTCCTGAATTGCCAGTTTCGCCACCTGCTCGGCGCTGCATTGCACGCCGTCATCAAACGACAGACTGCCCTCGACCCGCGCCAGCAACAGCAATTGTTCAAGGGTCCGGTGCAGGCGATCGGCGCCCTCTTCGGCCCGGGCCAGGGATTGATCGCGGGCCGCGCCGTCGGTCATGCGCGCCACTTGCAGGTGGGTCTTGATCGCTGTCAGCGGGCTGCGCAATTCATGGGCAGCGTCACCGGTCAGGCGGCGCTCGCGTTCGATGGTCTTGCCTATCCGTTGGAACAGCTGATTCTGGGTGTCCAGCAACGGTTGCAGTTCGCTGGGCAGCGGCTGGATTTGCAAAGGTTCGAGAGAATCGGCGCTACGGCGCATCAAGGCGTCACGCATGCGATTCAGCGGCGCCAGCCCCTGGCCGATTCCCAGCCAGAGCAGGCACAGGCAGCCCAGCAACGCCACGCCCACCGGCACCGAAGCGGCCAGCAGGATCGACATGTTCAGCGCCTCACGTTCGATCTGCCGATCAGCGGTGGTGATGCGCACGTCGCCGCGGGCCAGGGTGAAACTGCGCCACGGCGCACCGTCGATCATCTGGTCGTGGAAGCCCATTTTCTCGGCTTCGAGGGTTTGTTGCGGATCGGTGTGACTGCGGGCGAGGATTTCGCCACGCAATGAACTGACCTGGCAGGCCATGCCACCGGGGAGGTTCAGTTGTTCAGCGCTGAAATGGGTGCCCTCACCCTTGCTCGGCAATGGCGGCAATTGTTCCATCAGGCCGGCGACCATCCGCGCCGAGGCCACCAACCGCTGGTCGAGGGAAAACATCATCTGATTGCGCAGGTCGCTGAGCATCCAGGCTGCCGCCAAGGCCCAGATCAGCGCAAAAGCAGCGCCGAGTGTCAGGCTCAGGCGCAAACGCAGGCTCATCACTTTTTCAATTCCTCTGCACCATCAGCCGGCCCCAGGCGATAGCCCAGGCCGCGCACTGTCTCGACAATGCCATTGCCGAGTTTGCGTCGCAGGTGATGGATATGCACGTTGAGGGCGTTGCTTTCCAGTTCATCGTTGAAACCGTAGACGCTGTCTTTGAGTTGCTCGGTGGACAGCACCCGGCCCCGGTTATGCAGCAAGGCCTGCAACAGCGACTGCTCACGACGGGAAAGGTCCACCGGCTGGCCGCCGAGCATGGTTTCGCGGCTGCTCGGGTCGTAAGTCAGGCGACCGTGTTCGATCAAGTTGACGCTGCGTCCGGCCACTCGTCGCAGCAAGGTATGCAGGCGCGCGGCGAGTTCGCGCAGGTCGAAAGGCTTGAGCAAGTAATCGTCGGCGCCCGCCTGCAAGCCGTCGACGCGGTCGGTGACTGAATCCCGGGCGGTGAGGATCAGCACCGGGATTTCCAGACCGCTGTGACGCAATTGCTGCAACAGCTTCAGGCCATCTTCATCGGGCAGACCGAGGTCGAGCACCATCACATCGAACTCGGCGACCTTGAGCATCGCCCGGGCCGACGAGGCAGTGGCGACATGCTCTACCGTCAGGCCCTGAGCGGTGAGGCCGGCAACAATGCCGCTGGCGATCAACTCATCGTCTTCGCAAACCAGTACGTGCATGGTGAGACCTGTTGAAAAAAAGGTGAGTAGGCCGGAGGCCGATTAAGCGGACATTATGCCGCAAGCGCCATTGCCACAAGGCCACTGTGGTTAATCATCGGTTAATCGCCGCCTTCCATTGTGCACCTCACTTGCACAGGGATAAGGCTTACCCATGCGTCGACTGTTTTTGTTTTTTGCTCTCTTGATCTCGGGCGTGGCCCAGGCAGGGACCAATCCGTTCGAGACCAAACCTGATTTTTTGCCGGTGGAAAAAGCGTTCGTCTTCACGTCCGAGCGTCTTGAGTCGGGCGAAACCCAGCTCTATTGGCAGATCGCCGACGGCTATTACCTGTATCAGAAACGCCTGAAGTTCGATGGCTTGCCCGCTGAGCAGCATCCCGCGTTACCTGAAGGCGAAGCGCACAGCGATGAGTTCTTCGGCGAACAGCAGGTCTATCGCCAGGGTCTGGAGCTGAAGATTGCGGCCGGCGCCACCGGTCAAATCAAAGTGGGCTTCCAGGGCTGTGCCGACGCTGGCTTGTGTTATCCGCCGCACACTCAGGTCGTGGATCTGGGCGGTACCTCCGCTATCGCTGCGACAGACGAAGCACCGGACCAAGCCCTGGCCAGCGGCCTGCAACAACGGGCGCTGGGCTGGAGCTTGCTGGTGTTCTTTGGCCTGGGATTGTTGCTGGCCTTCACGCCTTGCTCGTTGCCGATGCTGCCGATTCTGGCGGGTTTGATCGTCGGCAGTGGCGCCACACCCAAACGCGGTTTCGCCTTGGCCACCAGCTACGTCGTGAGCATGGCGCTGGTGTATGCGGCGATGGGCGTGCTGGCGGCAATGCTCGGGGCAAATTTGCAGGCGTTGTTGCAAAACCCTTGGTTGCTGGGCAGTTTCGCTGCGGTGTTTGTGTTGCTGGCATTGCCGATGTTCGGTTTCTTCGAGTTGCAACTGCCGGTGGCCCTGCGTGATCGACTGGAAAATGTCTCGCGCAATCAGCGCGGCGGCAGCCTGTTCGGGGCCGGGGTGTTGGGCGCCTTGTCCGGTTTGCTGGTGGGGCCGTGCATGACCGCCCCGCTGGCGGGCGCCTTGCTCTACATCGCGCAAAGCGGCAATGCGCTGCATGGCGGGCTGATTCTGTTCGCCATGGGCATCGGCATCGGTGTGCCGCTGCTGCTGTTGGTCACCGTCGGCAATCGCTTCCTGCCCAAACCCGGTGCGTGGATGAACCTGCTCAAGGGTGTGTTCGGCTTCCTGTTCCTCGCCACCGCATTGCTGATGCTGCGCCCGGTGCTGGACGAATCACTGTGGATTGGTTTGTGCGGTGGGTTGCTGCTGATTGCTGCGTACAGCGCCTGGAAACAGTCGGAAGGTTTCGGTCGCGTCGCTCATGTGTTCGGCGCCAGCTCACTCTTGTTGGGTGTGTGGGGCAGCCTGTTGATGATCGGTGCCGCCGGTGGCAGCGACGACTTGATGAAGCCTTTGCAGGTCTACAGCGCTTCAAACTCGAGCAGCGCCGCCAACCCGGTCAGCCATGACGCATTCACCACGATCAAGGACCCAGCAGCTCTGCAACGGGAGCTCGATGAAGCACAGGCTCAAGGCCAATGGGTCTTGCTGGACTACTACGCCGACTGGTGCGTGTCGTGCAAGGTCATGGAAAAACAGGTGTTCGGCAAAGCCCACGTACTGGAGGCCTTGAGCGATGTGCGCTTGCTACGGCTGGACGTCACCGCCGACAATGCCGCCAGCCGCGAACTGCTCGGCCGTTATAAAGTGCCGGGGCCACCGAGCCTGCTGTGGATCGGTGCCGACGGCATCGAGCGTCGGAGCCAGCGCATCACCGGTGAAGTCGATGCCGGCACCTTCCTGCAACGCTGGACCACTACCCGAGACGCCCATTAAATGCTGACTTTTACTCTCGGCACTTTTGCCATCGCGCTTAATCACCTGCTGCTGATCAGCGCCCTGGCGCTGGCGACTTTCGTCGGCTGGCGGGTGGCCAAACGCGGCGGCGAGAATCCGGAGTCGGTGCTGTTCAGCCTGTTCCTGCTGGGCTTGGTGGCTGCCCGGGTCGGTTTCGTGGCCGTTTACTGGGCCCATTATCGCGACGATCCCTGGCAGATCATCGACCTGCGCGACGGCGGTTTCCTCGCCTGGCCCGGTGTGATCGTGCTGCTACTTGCGGCGTTGTATCGAGGCTGGCGTCGCCCGGGCTTGCGCCGGCCGTTGGGCTTTGGCGTGGCCAGTGGCCTGGCGTTCTGGTTGCTGGCGACCTTCTCCCTGACTATTTACGAACAAGGCACGCGCCTGCCGGAAATCACCCTGCGCAATGCCGCCGGTGAAACCGTGCAACTGGCCGATTACCAGGGCGGCCCGTTGGTGATCAATCTCTGGGCCACCTGGTGTCCGCCGTGCCGTCGGGAAATGCCGGTACTGGAAAACGCCCAGCAACACCGCCCGGACCTGACGTTCCTGTTCGTCAATCAGGCTGAAAGCATGCAAAGCGTCAGTACTTTTCTGGAAACCCAAGGCCTGAGCCTCTCCAACGTGCTGTTCGACGGCAGTGGCCGATTGGGTCAGGCCGTCGGCTCCATGGCGTTGCCGACTACGCTGTTCTATAGCCCCGAAGGTCGCCTGCTGGGCAGCCATCTGGGTGAGCTGTCGGAAGCGAGCCTGGCCCGCGCCCTGGAAAACTTCGACACCCCGAATCCTGCCGTACCGGCCACCTATTCAAGGAAATTGCCATGCCCCGCCTCCGCCACCTGCTGACGTTGACCCTGGGCGCTGCCCTGCTGCATTTACCCTCAGTGCAGGCCGCCGAAGAATTGCCCGAAGCGATCAAGAAAATCGAAGCCAAGGGCGCGAAAATCGTCGGCCAATTCGACGCGCCCGATGGCCTGCGCGGTTATGCGGCGCAGTACCAGAACCGGGGCATGGCGTTGTACCTGACCCCGGATGGCAAGCACGTGCTGCTCGGCAATCTGTACGATGCCGACGGCAACGACCTGAGCAGCGCACCGTTGCAGAAGCTGGTTTATGCACCGATGGCCAAGGAAATCTGGGGCAAGATGGAAGCCAGCAACTGGATCGCCGACGGGAAGGACGATGCACCGCGGATCGTGTACCTGTTCAGCGATCCGAACTGCCCTTATTGCAACGTGTTCTGGGAGCAGGCGCGGCCATGGGTCAAGGCGGGCAAGGTGCAGCTGCGGCACATCATGGTCGGCATCATTCGCGAAGACAGTCCAGGGAAATCGGCTGCACTGCTGGCCGCCAAAGATCCGCAGAAAGCACTGGAAGACCATGAGAAGTCAGGCAAGAAGAGCTCGCTGAAAGCCCTGAAGGACGTGCCCCCGGCGATTCAGGCGAAACTGGCGGCGAACATGCAGTTGATGGAAGACCTGGAGCTGCAGGCCACCCCGGCGATTTTCTACATGGACGGCAAGGGCGAGCTGCAACAACAGCAAGGCGCGCCGTCGCCGGATAAGTTGGTGCAAATTCTCGGGCCACGCACCTGACATTCCCAACTTATAGCCAAGCCCCCCTGCCCGCTTACCGCTTACGCAGGGGGATATGTTCCCCTGAATCATCTGTGCGGCAACTTTAATATTCCGTAGCACTCCCGACGAGACATCAATAAAACAATCATTTACCTTTCTGAAAACGAAGGACCTCGACATACAGAAAGGACACTAAAACATGAACTTCCTCACCGACGAAATGCGTAACTTTGAGCGCAGCGCCGACATTACAGAGCTCAGCATATCGGCAACCATCCAGAACAAATCATTTGCGGGCACCGACGACAAAATCTATATAAGCATGGGCCACCATGAAAACAAGCAATTATTTTGCGACGCCCCTAGAGCGGGCCAGGCCATCACTGTCGACATAGATATTCCCCGCCTCTTCGGCAAGCAAAGTATTCATATCAGCGAACTGAATAATATTTCACTATATCAACTTCCAGTGGAGCATCCGATCGCCAGCGATGATTGGGAGCTGGAGTCACTGATACTGACCGCCAACCGTATTTTTACCAATACATCCTTTAAGAAAATCCACCAATGGCTCTCCAACCACTCCGTTAACTTACAGCAAATATGGGCCGGACAAATATCGTGGTCCGAGTGGGTCAACACCGACTACCGCCCCATAGATGTGAACACCCAGACCTATCCTGTTCGCTGGTTGCCGTGGATCGGCGACCTTCGGTCGTGGCGGACTTATGATCCATCAAAAATCGATGGTGTAGGCCAGCTGGTTGGAATGATTGACGGAAAACTGGTGGGCGAACGTTTGAAAAGTCGACAGACCGAAATCCTGAACGTCAACGGTTCCCATGACAGTTACACCTGGGTGTACACTCCCGAAGGTTCGATTATCTATAAGCTTTGGAAGCACGAAGCACGTAACGATTATATAAGACACAGCCAACTGGGCGGTGGCAGACCCGTTATATGTGCGGGTGAATTCAGACTGGATAATATTCAGGACCGCTCAGGCATTCGTGATGTCATCGGACTGGTAAATGACGCGTCCGGGCATTACATTCCGGATGGCGGTGCATGTTTAAAGTACGTAGAAGAAAAACTCCGAGGCCTGGGAATTAATACTGACCATACTGAATGGCGTTGGCACAACTCATTTCCGTAACGCTACATTCACCCAGCTCATTGTTTTATAAATAGTCCCAGCACACCTGAACCTTCGGTAACGCCTACCGAGTTACTCACACCGAAGGTTCGGGCCGCGCTCTAACAATCTTTTTATCAAGTGTCACACGAACTCCTGTCTGCCAGGAACACCAGCAAGGCCTTAGTAACAAACTGCGGATTCTCCAAATTGGAGATATGCCCCGCCTCTGGCACCAATACATACGGGCATCCGATCAACCCGGCCATCTCCCTCGTTTCCGATGGCGGCCGCGGTTTGTCTTGATCGCCGCACATCAGCAGCGTGGTATCAGGATCCAACTCGCCCAGTCGCGGCAACAAATCGTCCCGCCCAAACGTAATCCGCCCCATCGGCACGATGCTCTCGCGCAGACGCTCCGGCGGCAGCGCGGCCAGTTGGGCGCGGAAGTCCTGGTACAGCGCCGACTGCGGATCGATGCCCGGACGGAAGAAGATCGGCACGACGATGTCGAGCAGCTGCGGTGCGATCACGCCGGTATCTTCGATCTGTTTGAACAGCGAGAAGTAGTATTGGCGAGTCGGTTCCGGCTCGACGCCGACGTAGGTGTCCATCAGCACCAGACCATTGATCCGCTGCGACGCCGACAGCGCCAGACGCACGCCCCACATGCCGCCGACCGACAGACCGACCAGCGTGACACGGTCGATGTCCAGGTGATCGAGCAACGCCAGTGCCTGGCGCGCAATGTCATCCAGCGATTGCGTGCCGTGGGGTAGCGGCCCGGATTCACCATGGCCCCAGAGGTCCAGAGCAATCACCCGGTATTGCTGGGACAGGGCGGCAATCTGCGGCGCCCACATGGCCTGGTCCCACAGGTAACTGCCGGCCAGCAGAACGGCTGGGCCGGTGCCTTGATCAGTGTAGTGAAGGGGTTGTCCATCAACCGTAACGAAGGGCATTGACTGTCTCCTTTGTGAATTGCGATCCACCCAAAAAAGCACAGGCAGCCTGAGCCGGTCCGAAGCGACAGTCAACGCGCAAATCCGCGCAAATTTCGGTGACGCCATCGCAGCGGAACCATGTACTCCGGCATTTCAGTGCGCAGGCGCTACTTGATTAACCCAGCGTGTCGCAGTTCTCACTCTGCACCTCAAAGGGGCATTAGCTCTAATTCTCATTTGACAATAATTATCATTAATAATAATTTGTTGCTCGACGTGTTGGACGGCTCAGCCCCCGCTTGCCGTCCCGCCAACCTATTTGGAGCAAGGTGATTTCCAATGACGGAACAAGTGTCCACAAGCAGGTGCGATTCACCGCTACTTCAAGTATTCGTCGACAATCGACTGATTCTGGTCAAGATTGCCGCCCGCATTACCGGCTGCCGATCGCGTGCTGAAGACGTGGTGCAGGATGCGTTCTTCCGACTGCAATCAGCGCCGCAGATCACGTCCTCGTTCAAGGCTCAGATGAGCTACCTGTTCCAGATCGTGCGCAACCTGGCAATCGATCACTACCGCAAACAGGCGCTGGAGCAGAAGTATTCAGGATCTGAGGAGGAAGGCCTGAACGTGGTGATTCAAGGTGCTTCACCGGAAACCTCGCACATCAACTTCTCGACGCTGGAACACATCGCCGACGCGCTGACCGAGCTGCCTAGCCGCACCCGCTACGCCTTCGAGATGTACCGCCTGCACGGCGTGCCGCAAAAAGACATCGCCAAGGAGCTTGGCGTCTCGCCGACGCTGGTGAACTTCATGATTCGCGATGCATTGGGGCACTGCCGCAAGGTGTCGGGGAGTCGTGTGGATACCTTTGCCCGTCGCTAAGACCTGTAATCTGCCTTCTACTTGAACTTGCAGCGCGGGCTCTCGAGTCAGGTGCAGCTGAATCAGCGGCTGCCCTTCAAGGCTTACACACAGATCTCAGGTACCCGGAACCGGCACCACGGCGATCTTGTAGGGATCGAAAATCTTCAGCAGTTGGCCATTGTCCCGCAACCCTTGCAGCAATTTGCCGAAAGCCTCGCCAGTGATCGGTGCGGCCGGCCGGAGGATGGCGTAGTGGTGATAGATCTGGTCGATACGCTGGGACACCAGCAGCTGATCGGCGACTTTCTCGTTACGCAGCAGGTAATCGCTCAGATAGGAGCGCGTCACCAGGGCAACGTCGGCACGCCCACGCAGCACCATCAGCAGGTTGCTGTCGTGGGAATACGTCAACGTTGCATCGTAGTTTTGCGCGAGGAATTTTGGATCGGCATTGAAGTTGGCGAATTCATAGTGATAGCCGCTGAACAGCGCCAGGCGCTTGCCGGCGAGGTCGGCAAAATAATTCTGCTGGCGAACCGGCTGGCCATCGGGCTGGCGTTGCGCGACAAAAATCTCGGCGTCTTCCAGCCCCATGTCGACGGTGGTGTGCGGGATGTCCTTCCAGCCCCAGTCCGGGTTCTCGAAAATCGCCATGTCCACCCGGCCTTGCTTGAAGTCGCCGAAACGTCGGGGAATGGAAGTCGGCACCAACACAAACTGATAGTCGCTCTGCAAGGCATTGAGTGCCTCGACCAACTGCGGCAGCAAACCGGTGTCGGCACCGGATTCCGGGCGCACGGTATAAGGGGGAAAATGTGCGGCACCGACCCGAACCAGCTGTGCAGCCTGGGACGGAACCATGCATAACAGCGCAAGCGTCGCCAGCAAAAGCCGCGAAACCGTCCGAATTGGCGAAGACATCAAAACAACCCACTCCCCAAAAAAAACGCCTCAATGCATTCAAGCTAGGCGGTTTCGGCTACTTAGCCAGTTTT of the Pseudomonas frederiksbergensis genome contains:
- a CDS encoding IS110 family transposase, which codes for MAMPVSVTKPIVGVDVAKNELVIYQSDGDLLEEIPNTKTSIKQWLKALSGTVAIAIEATNIYHLDFADLAYEAGCTIYMVGGYELKHYREGVKIRAKTDALDAKLLARYLKNEAEELRPWTPPSPLYRQLLSLFRRRAALVQARVGLVQSWSNEPLLKAAFAEQVKSMQQLETLIEKTINDQLKEAGLLGQLKRCLKVEGIGFLTGARLITAFQRGDFRNADAFIAFLGMDLRVAKSGQKDARRSLTKRGDPEARRLLHNAAMSASHTKAWKGYYEEQRTRGFSTTQALVMLARKLARVVFALLKGQSEYQPKAS
- a CDS encoding ATP-binding protein; translation: MMSLRLRLSLTLGAAFALIWALAAAWMLSDLRNQMMFSLDQRLVASARMVAGLMEQLPPLPSKGEGTHFSAEQLNLPGGMACQVSSLRGEILARSHTDPQQTLEAEKMGFHDQMIDGAPWRSFTLARGDVRITTADRQIEREALNMSILLAASVPVGVALLGCLCLLWLGIGQGLAPLNRMRDALMRRSADSLEPLQIQPLPSELQPLLDTQNQLFQRIGKTIERERRLTGDAAHELRSPLTAIKTHLQVARMTDGAARDQSLARAEEGADRLHRTLEQLLLLARVEGSLSFDDGVQCSAEQVAKLAIQDAASGDRQRIKFQLPPKISHAPVQMPAVLSIAALRNLLDNALRHTPGDGAVELSLETTGNRVQFLVRDHGPGIAEDDLQHLTQRFWRNGQSTGCGLGLAIVQAIVQRCGCTLHFDSRPDGLRVELTMPLQPI
- a CDS encoding response regulator; the protein is MHVLVCEDDELIASGIVAGLTAQGLTVEHVATASSARAMLKVAEFDVMVLDLGLPDEDGLKLLQQLRHSGLEIPVLILTARDSVTDRVDGLQAGADDYLLKPFDLRELAARLHTLLRRVAGRSVNLIEHGRLTYDPSSRETMLGGQPVDLSRREQSLLQALLHNRGRVLSTEQLKDSVYGFNDELESNALNVHIHHLRRKLGNGIVETVRGLGYRLGPADGAEELKK
- the dsbD gene encoding protein-disulfide reductase DsbD, giving the protein MRRLFLFFALLISGVAQAGTNPFETKPDFLPVEKAFVFTSERLESGETQLYWQIADGYYLYQKRLKFDGLPAEQHPALPEGEAHSDEFFGEQQVYRQGLELKIAAGATGQIKVGFQGCADAGLCYPPHTQVVDLGGTSAIAATDEAPDQALASGLQQRALGWSLLVFFGLGLLLAFTPCSLPMLPILAGLIVGSGATPKRGFALATSYVVSMALVYAAMGVLAAMLGANLQALLQNPWLLGSFAAVFVLLALPMFGFFELQLPVALRDRLENVSRNQRGGSLFGAGVLGALSGLLVGPCMTAPLAGALLYIAQSGNALHGGLILFAMGIGIGVPLLLLVTVGNRFLPKPGAWMNLLKGVFGFLFLATALLMLRPVLDESLWIGLCGGLLLIAAYSAWKQSEGFGRVAHVFGASSLLLGVWGSLLMIGAAGGSDDLMKPLQVYSASNSSSAANPVSHDAFTTIKDPAALQRELDEAQAQGQWVLLDYYADWCVSCKVMEKQVFGKAHVLEALSDVRLLRLDVTADNAASRELLGRYKVPGPPSLLWIGADGIERRSQRITGEVDAGTFLQRWTTTRDAH
- a CDS encoding TlpA disulfide reductase family protein, with amino-acid sequence MLTFTLGTFAIALNHLLLISALALATFVGWRVAKRGGENPESVLFSLFLLGLVAARVGFVAVYWAHYRDDPWQIIDLRDGGFLAWPGVIVLLLAALYRGWRRPGLRRPLGFGVASGLAFWLLATFSLTIYEQGTRLPEITLRNAAGETVQLADYQGGPLVINLWATWCPPCRREMPVLENAQQHRPDLTFLFVNQAESMQSVSTFLETQGLSLSNVLFDGSGRLGQAVGSMALPTTLFYSPEGRLLGSHLGELSEASLARALENFDTPNPAVPATYSRKLPCPASATC
- the dsbG gene encoding thiol:disulfide interchange protein DsbG yields the protein MPRLRHLLTLTLGAALLHLPSVQAAEELPEAIKKIEAKGAKIVGQFDAPDGLRGYAAQYQNRGMALYLTPDGKHVLLGNLYDADGNDLSSAPLQKLVYAPMAKEIWGKMEASNWIADGKDDAPRIVYLFSDPNCPYCNVFWEQARPWVKAGKVQLRHIMVGIIREDSPGKSAALLAAKDPQKALEDHEKSGKKSSLKALKDVPPAIQAKLAANMQLMEDLELQATPAIFYMDGKGELQQQQGAPSPDKLVQILGPRT
- a CDS encoding alpha/beta fold hydrolase encodes the protein MPFVTVDGQPLHYTDQGTGPAVLLAGSYLWDQAMWAPQIAALSQQYRVIALDLWGHGESGPLPHGTQSLDDIARQALALLDHLDIDRVTLVGLSVGGMWGVRLALSASQRINGLVLMDTYVGVEPEPTRQYYFSLFKQIEDTGVIAPQLLDIVVPIFFRPGIDPQSALYQDFRAQLAALPPERLRESIVPMGRITFGRDDLLPRLGELDPDTTLLMCGDQDKPRPPSETREMAGLIGCPYVLVPEAGHISNLENPQFVTKALLVFLADRSSCDT
- a CDS encoding RNA polymerase factor sigma-70: MTEQVSTSRCDSPLLQVFVDNRLILVKIAARITGCRSRAEDVVQDAFFRLQSAPQITSSFKAQMSYLFQIVRNLAIDHYRKQALEQKYSGSEEEGLNVVIQGASPETSHINFSTLEHIADALTELPSRTRYAFEMYRLHGVPQKDIAKELGVSPTLVNFMIRDALGHCRKVSGSRVDTFARR
- a CDS encoding substrate-binding periplasmic protein is translated as MSSPIRTVSRLLLATLALLCMVPSQAAQLVRVGAAHFPPYTVRPESGADTGLLPQLVEALNALQSDYQFVLVPTSIPRRFGDFKQGRVDMAIFENPDWGWKDIPHTTVDMGLEDAEIFVAQRQPDGQPVRQQNYFADLAGKRLALFSGYHYEFANFNADPKFLAQNYDATLTYSHDSNLLMVLRGRADVALVTRSYLSDYLLRNEKVADQLLVSQRIDQIYHHYAILRPAAPITGEAFGKLLQGLRDNGQLLKIFDPYKIAVVPVPGT